The following coding sequences lie in one Yoonia sp. G8-12 genomic window:
- a CDS encoding RlmE family RNA methyltransferase, which yields MVKRPTKKNTSGRGQRDLHVKVKTARGRKLSSTQWLQRQLNDPYVKRAQADGYRGRAAYKILELDDKYRFLVPGARIVDLGCAPGGWLQVAVKRANTLGDRTSKAQGFVLGVDLQEVEPIAGAEIHQLDFMEDDADMKVKEWLGGKANVVMSDMAASASGHKQTDHNRIIALCEAAAYFAFDVLEEGGTFVAKVLAGGAEGDLQKLLKARFTKVANVKPPASRSDSSEKFVVATGFKGAEGVEE from the coding sequence ATGGTGAAACGTCCGACAAAAAAGAACACATCCGGTCGCGGGCAACGCGATCTGCACGTCAAGGTGAAAACCGCCCGCGGGCGCAAGCTCAGCTCGACCCAGTGGTTGCAGCGGCAGTTGAACGATCCTTACGTCAAACGCGCACAGGCCGATGGGTATCGCGGGCGTGCGGCCTATAAAATCCTCGAACTGGATGACAAATACCGCTTCCTCGTGCCGGGTGCGCGGATCGTCGATCTGGGCTGCGCGCCGGGTGGGTGGCTGCAGGTTGCGGTCAAACGTGCCAACACGCTGGGCGACCGCACCAGCAAGGCGCAGGGCTTTGTGCTTGGTGTGGATCTGCAAGAGGTGGAACCGATTGCAGGGGCCGAAATCCACCAGTTGGATTTCATGGAAGATGATGCCGACATGAAGGTCAAAGAATGGCTGGGCGGCAAGGCCAATGTTGTGATGTCCGACATGGCGGCCTCGGCTTCGGGGCACAAACAGACCGATCACAACCGCATTATCGCGCTGTGCGAAGCGGCGGCCTATTTCGCCTTTGACGTGCTGGAAGAGGGCGGCACCTTTGTCGCCAAAGTGCTGGCAGGAGGGGCCGAGGGCGATTTGCAAAAACTGCTGAAAGCACGGTTCACGAAGGTGGCGAATGTGAAACCGCCCGCGTCACGGTCGGATAGTTCGGAAAAATTTGTTGTGGCGACCGGATTTAAGGGCGCTGAAGGCGTCGAGGAATAA
- the glpD gene encoding glycerol-3-phosphate dehydrogenase codes for MSADFDVFIIGGGINGCGIARDAAGRGLSVGLAEMNDLGWATSSASTKLFHGGLRYLEFFEFGLVRKALVEREVLLKNMPHISWPMRFVLPYHKDMRFENDTPTSKLLSTVMPWMKGRRPAWLIRLGLFLYDNLGGRKILPGTTTVDLTTAATGAPLKDKFQTAYEYSDCWVEDARLVVLNARDAEERGATIMTRTKVISAARVDGHWEIVTEHDGVQQTHTARALVNAGGPWVENIVRDVARLNTSEGVRLVRGSHIVTKKLFDHDKSYFFQGVDGRIIFAIPYEMDFTLIGTTDAEHENLSEKPYATDEEQDYLCAFASQYFEKPVTRDDVVWSYSGVRPLYDDGAKSATAATRDYVLSLDQNGAPLLNIFGGKITTYRKLAENALKKLTPLIGGGDPWTAEAALPGGDFKVTDRDQLVTDLAADYPFLDARWALRLIKAYGTEARAILGDAKAVGDLGQDFGATLTEAEVKWLMAREYACSAEDIVWRRSKLGLRMTPDQIAALDAFMAA; via the coding sequence ATGAGCGCGGACTTCGACGTCTTTATCATCGGTGGTGGCATCAACGGCTGTGGTATCGCGCGCGATGCGGCGGGGCGGGGCCTTTCGGTGGGGCTCGCCGAGATGAATGATCTGGGCTGGGCCACGTCATCTGCCTCGACCAAGCTCTTCCACGGTGGTCTGCGCTATCTGGAGTTTTTTGAGTTCGGTCTGGTCCGCAAGGCCCTTGTCGAACGCGAAGTCCTGTTGAAAAACATGCCGCACATCAGCTGGCCGATGCGCTTTGTGCTGCCGTATCACAAAGACATGCGGTTCGAAAACGACACACCCACGTCAAAACTGCTCTCGACCGTCATGCCGTGGATGAAGGGGCGGCGGCCTGCGTGGCTGATACGGCTTGGGCTGTTTCTTTATGACAATCTGGGCGGGCGCAAAATCCTGCCGGGCACCACAACGGTTGATTTGACAACGGCGGCCACGGGCGCACCGCTGAAGGACAAATTTCAAACGGCCTACGAATATTCCGACTGCTGGGTCGAAGATGCGCGCCTTGTCGTGCTGAACGCGCGTGACGCCGAGGAACGCGGGGCCACGATCATGACCCGCACCAAGGTGATCAGTGCGGCCCGTGTTGACGGGCACTGGGAGATCGTGACCGAACATGATGGCGTCCAACAGACACATACGGCACGCGCACTGGTCAATGCAGGCGGGCCTTGGGTCGAAAACATTGTGCGCGATGTGGCGCGGCTGAACACATCCGAAGGGGTGCGTCTGGTGCGGGGTAGCCATATCGTTACCAAGAAACTTTTTGACCACGACAAGAGCTATTTCTTTCAAGGTGTGGATGGGCGGATCATCTTTGCGATCCCCTATGAGATGGATTTCACCCTGATTGGCACCACCGACGCCGAGCACGAAAACCTGTCTGAAAAGCCCTATGCGACCGATGAAGAGCAAGACTATCTTTGCGCTTTCGCGTCGCAATATTTCGAAAAGCCCGTGACCCGTGATGATGTGGTCTGGAGCTATTCTGGCGTGCGTCCGCTCTATGATGATGGGGCCAAATCCGCCACGGCGGCGACACGCGATTATGTTTTGTCATTGGATCAAAACGGCGCGCCGCTTTTGAATATTTTCGGGGGCAAGATCACGACTTACCGCAAACTGGCCGAGAATGCGTTGAAGAAACTGACCCCGCTGATTGGCGGTGGCGACCCGTGGACGGCGGAGGCCGCGTTGCCGGGGGGCGATTTCAAGGTCACGGACCGCGATCAACTGGTCACCGATCTGGCGGCGGATTATCCGTTTCTGGATGCACGTTGGGCGCTGCGTCTGATCAAAGCCTACGGCACCGAGGCGCGCGCTATTCTGGGCGATGCCAAGGCTGTGGGTGATCTGGGGCAGGATTTCGGCGCGACATTGACCGAGGCCGAGGTCAAATGGCTGATGGCCCGTGAATATGCCTGCAGCGCCGAAGATATCGTCTGGCGGCGCTCCAAGCTGGGCCTGCGTATGACGCCGGATCAAATCGCGGCCCTTGACGCCTTCATGGCGGCTTGA
- the glpK gene encoding glycerol kinase GlpK, whose product MTYILAIDQGTTSSRAIIFDADMRIKATAQEEFPQHFPQSGWVEHDPSDIWSSVASTCRGAIEKAGITAADVAAIGITNQRETTVVWDKKTGEPIHNAIVWQDRRTAPFCEELRKEGFEATITQKTGLLADPYFSGTKVNYILDKVEGARARAEAGDLLFGTVDCYLIWKLTGGKRHVTDATNAARTMLYDIRKGRWSTTICDRFGIPAAMLPEVLDCAADFGTTRADLFGKELPILGVAGDQQAATIGQACFEPGMLKSTYGTGCFALLNTGDTLVESQKRLLGTIAYQFDGKPTYALEGSIFIAGAVVQWLRDGLKIIRDAKETQPLAETADQGQELYLVPAFTGLGAPYWDADARGAIYGLTRNSGPAEFARAALESVGFQTRDLLEAMKSDWQASDTDGVLRVDGGMSASDWSMQFLSDIIGAPVDRPTVLETTALGAAWLAGMRAGVYPDQAGFAANWALDQRFEPQMDEATRERRYAGWQDAVKRTLTQG is encoded by the coding sequence ATGACCTATATTCTGGCCATCGACCAAGGCACCACATCCAGTCGCGCAATCATCTTTGATGCGGACATGCGGATCAAAGCGACCGCGCAAGAGGAATTCCCCCAGCATTTCCCCCAATCGGGCTGGGTGGAACATGATCCATCCGATATATGGTCCTCCGTCGCGTCCACCTGCCGCGGCGCAATTGAGAAAGCGGGGATTACGGCCGCTGATGTGGCCGCAATCGGTATTACCAACCAACGCGAAACCACGGTGGTTTGGGACAAAAAAACAGGCGAGCCGATCCATAACGCCATCGTCTGGCAGGACCGGCGCACAGCACCGTTCTGCGAGGAGTTGCGCAAGGAAGGGTTTGAAGCGACGATTACGCAGAAAACCGGCCTTCTGGCGGACCCGTATTTTTCCGGCACCAAAGTCAATTACATCCTTGATAAAGTAGAGGGTGCGCGCGCACGCGCCGAGGCGGGCGATCTGCTCTTCGGCACTGTCGATTGCTATCTGATCTGGAAGCTGACAGGTGGCAAGCGGCACGTCACGGACGCCACAAATGCTGCCAGAACAATGCTTTATGATATTCGCAAAGGGCGTTGGAGCACGACGATCTGTGACCGCTTCGGGATCCCTGCGGCCATGTTGCCCGAGGTCTTGGACTGTGCCGCCGATTTTGGCACCACGCGCGCCGATCTGTTCGGCAAAGAGCTTCCGATCCTTGGTGTCGCGGGCGATCAACAGGCCGCGACCATCGGGCAGGCGTGTTTTGAACCGGGGATGTTGAAATCAACCTACGGGACGGGCTGTTTTGCGCTGCTCAACACCGGCGATACGCTGGTGGAAAGCCAAAAACGCCTATTGGGAACGATCGCCTATCAGTTTGATGGCAAGCCGACCTATGCGCTGGAAGGGTCGATCTTTATCGCCGGTGCCGTGGTGCAGTGGTTGCGTGACGGGCTGAAAATCATCCGCGACGCGAAAGAAACCCAACCCTTGGCCGAAACGGCGGATCAGGGACAAGAGCTTTATCTGGTGCCAGCCTTTACCGGTCTCGGCGCGCCCTATTGGGATGCCGACGCGCGCGGCGCGATTTACGGCCTTACGCGCAACTCAGGGCCCGCAGAATTTGCGCGGGCTGCCCTGGAAAGCGTCGGTTTTCAAACCCGTGATCTGTTGGAAGCGATGAAGAGCGACTGGCAAGCCTCGGATACGGATGGTGTTTTACGGGTCGATGGCGGGATGAGTGCATCGGATTGGTCGATGCAATTCCTGTCCGATATCATCGGCGCACCTGTGGACCGGCCCACGGTGTTGGAAACCACGGCGCTTGGCGCTGCGTGGCTGGCGGGGATGCGCGCAGGCGTTTATCCCGATCAGGCCGGATTTGCAGCGAACTGGGCATTGGATCAGCGGTTTGAGCCGCAGATGGATGAGGCCACGCGCGAGCGGCGCTATGCAGGGTGGCAGGATGCGGTGAAGCGGACTTTGACGCAGGGATAA